AATTTACACAAAATTTGAAGAAGACTCAAATATTACTGATATTCAATTTATATATAGTAATTTTACATTTTTAGATACTTATAACATAATAAAAGAAGTTCTTTTAAATAAAAAATTTAATATTTTAATTTGTTCTACTGATTTACAAGCTCTTGCTGTTTATAAAGTAGCTCACGAACTTAATCTAAAAATTCCTGATGATTTATCTGTAACTGGTTTTGG
The Cetobacterium somerae ATCC BAA-474 DNA segment above includes these coding regions:
- a CDS encoding substrate-binding domain-containing protein; amino-acid sequence: IYTKFEEDSNITDIQFIYSNFTFLDTYNIIKEVLLNKKFNILICSTDLQALAVYKVAHELNLKIPDDLSVTGFGGYELSQIITPNLTTIKFENESAGYLAAEIMIKLLNNETCHNLYTINFSFIEGKSVNKL